From the genome of Mycoplasma putrefaciens KS1, one region includes:
- the holA gene encoding DNA polymerase III subunit delta — protein sequence MYFIYSEDCFLLKERINKIIKQITQTNQVEVQNFSLIEDDFDDIYQSVTNLSFFNDKNVIVINDAYFVSESKVNFNKNFSITKLEQMLKKYNPNNLIIFTMNTNNFSKRLKIAKFIEQHCNLEYLKPFDQRKIIAYITNYLKQQNKTIDRNLAFQIYQYLPNDLQIITNELNKLASLEQAITIDLVWSVCAKYHQQDIFGLVDAFVNNNLDKFIKLLKDYLLLNDDIIGLISLLNASLSFYRDVLLLKQSSKTQQQIASILKAHQYRVQLALNSNYDINKLNDKIKLIYKIFKGIVTSKMDKQIIVEYELIKNMRG from the coding sequence ATGTATTTTATTTATTCAGAAGACTGCTTTTTATTAAAAGAAAGAATTAATAAAATCATTAAACAAATAACACAAACCAATCAAGTTGAAGTGCAAAATTTTTCATTAATTGAAGATGATTTTGATGATATTTATCAAAGTGTAACTAACCTGAGTTTTTTTAATGATAAAAATGTTATTGTTATTAATGATGCATATTTTGTTAGTGAGTCAAAAGTTAATTTTAATAAGAATTTTTCAATCACAAAATTAGAACAAATGCTAAAAAAATATAATCCAAATAACCTTATTATCTTTACAATGAATACTAATAACTTTTCTAAAAGATTAAAAATAGCTAAATTTATTGAACAACATTGTAATTTAGAATATCTTAAACCTTTTGATCAGCGAAAAATAATTGCATATATTACTAATTATTTAAAACAACAAAATAAAACGATTGATCGTAATCTTGCTTTTCAAATCTATCAATATCTACCAAATGATCTACAAATCATTACCAATGAACTTAATAAACTAGCTAGTTTAGAACAAGCAATTACTATTGATTTAGTTTGAAGTGTTTGTGCTAAATATCACCAACAAGATATTTTTGGACTAGTTGATGCTTTTGTTAATAATAACCTTGACAAGTTTATTAAATTACTTAAAGACTATCTTTTATTAAATGATGATATTATAGGACTTATAAGTTTATTGAATGCAAGTTTAAGTTTTTATCGAGATGTTTTATTATTAAAACAGAGCTCAAAAACCCAACAACAAATCGCTTCAATCTTAAAAGCACATCAATATAGAGTACAACTTGCTTTAAATAGCAATTATGATATTAATAAACTAAATGATAAAATTAAATTAATATACAAGATATTTAAAGGAATTGTAACATCTAAAATGGATAAACAAATCATTGTTGAATATGAACTAATAAAAAATATGAGAGGTTAA